The following DNA comes from Hylaeus volcanicus isolate JK05 unplaced genomic scaffold, UHH_iyHylVolc1.0_haploid 12197, whole genome shotgun sequence.
attactttctttcattaaaCATACCGATGTGTTGTATAAAAAGCTTCTTCTACTCCATCTCCATGATGAATATCAATATCAATATACATTACACGGGGATGATATTTTAAGAGTTCCAAGATACACAAAACAATGTCCTgtacattagaaaaaaaaaattttattagttaaCTATTTTATTGACTAAAGTTacattaatataacaaaatccTGAAGCTTCTGCACGCTTTGCATGATGTAATCCCCCTGACCAATTTATGCAAATGTCTGCTTTTCCCGCATTCAGTCGAGCGGCTGCATCTATAGATGCACCTGCACAAGATTGCTACATAAAAGTTATACTGTTGTCATTTTGTATTGCTACCAAGGAAAAAACAACTTCACCTGGAATTCAAATAAACCTGGAAAAACAGGACAATCTGTTTGATCCCCAATATTAAAGCGCTTTGTGTGGTTAAGAAATTCTTTAGCATTTTCCGCTGTTACTACAGCTAGGAAATTCACATAATCATTATCATGAAAAAACGTGAGTTCACTTTCACTTGCACGATGCGGTTTAATTACCTAAAAAACATACAAGGATATTGTGGTTTGAATTTTAAGttaaatcaaaaaaaaaaaaacactcgaaACTTACATCCATTAAACGATACAATTCATAACCCTTTAATAAAGCATGCGTCATTCTAACCCGTTGAGGCTTCATCGGGTGACCTGGCCCGTAATAGTAACTTCCTATCTCGGAATCATAAAAATACGCAAcccttttttttatcagagaaattgaagacgaagacgCTTTCTCCATTTCGACCTTTGTCTTTGTGTGGGGTGTGACAGGTACGCGcacgtgtgtgtatgtgtgtttgTGTGAAAACAAAGAGTTACAAAACGATTTGACAGAATCGTCTTTACTGTTCTCTATTTGTGTCACAGTAATTTTTTTGATCAAGTCATACGTCGtccaagaaaaaaacatgtactttacattttttgaacGCACATGcctcatttttttaataaatgacacATCACATTGTACGGTATTGTATCATTAGGTTGTTTccaatcaaattttctttggtGGAACGCCACAACACGTTTGACATGTTTCAGTACATGTGTATCTAAAACAATGTGAGCATAGTGCATCAAGAACCATCACAGTGAACCTTTTAAGTGCTTACGTAACGCtttgtaaaattgttcaattttatgaaaaaaaatgtagtgTTCTTCTATAATACATTTGATAATATCTTCCACTATTCTTTCAATATCCATCTACAATACAAAACGTTTATTGCTATATTTTGTTCACACGTTCGTTACCCACTGGAAAAGCGAATTCGAGCGATCGTGCACACTCGTTCGAATGCGTGGCGAAAATTTTACCATTTTCAAAGtaacttaattttaatgttaaatgaCCCTAAACAgaaggtttttttttcttcttactagacttaaaaaaattattttattatttttaaacttacaTAAAGTTGGCATAGTAAACGATTCTCGTTGATTTTCCCAACGTCCCATTCAACCTTCCAACGACAAGATTTTACAGCActcctaaataaaaaaaccatACACGATTTTTATGGCATGGCTTTTTAATAAGAATAGTAACACTAACAAAAATCTCTCGAAGAGCGTTTTCAAACCTAACAATGGTATTTCGCTGGGACACTGAAAAAGAGAGTTTCTTACCAAAAATTTAGCACCTTCACAAGTTCTAAGGACACCACTATATAAAGTGTTTGcaacaaaacattttcatcgCAAGGTTTCTTAAAAAAACGACACGTAGATATCTATcatataaaaactaaaaatttaaagtCTTACTTTAGATAAACATTGTTGTAACACTCCGTTGTTATTCATCGTTAAAGATACCTCAGTATCTGTGTTTACAGAACAAGAACAGCGTGCATTCGGTAAATTACTCTTATAATGAGGATAAAGAAATGATTCGTAGCATTTCTTTTCCAGTGCATCACATAATTGACGTGATGAACTCGATTCTAACAACGCATGTCCCAATGTTTGTGGAATACAAAGCTTCTGAAGAACTTTCTATTATACCCTCCCCACACACAAAGatgtacataatttttcttttaatatttcagttcCACATACGTGATGGAACACATCGACttgaataatttgttgttCTTTTCTGAACACATACCAAGGATTTATTTGATGGCGTGCGCATTCCACacgatattttgaaaacaatgtcGTCTAcagatcattttttttttcttaatttaagtGAGATATTGACGTACACATTCTGTCGAACCCGACGTGGAACACGTGGTGTTGATCGTTTCTCCGTCGCATTGTTTTGTAGCTAAACATGGCAACCTATCTTTAACAAAGATAGGAACGCAATGATCTTGAAGATATGTCTCATATATTAAACAACactgatttaaaatttttttttttttttgtgaatccATTTTGTTTTCCCATGATGCTTCCAAAATTTTAAAGACACctaaaaaataacaacaagCATGTTTGGCACccgttttttaaaaaagaaattaaaatacatggaAGAATAATACAAGAAAGTCCtggaaataaagaatttagaaaattagaaaatgactctatataaattgaatacaatTCTTTTGGTTCCTTCATtccttaatttaaaaaaaatcttcacCAGTGCAgtatttgtttttctcttttaatattctacTACTATATTCGTGTACCACGTTATAGTTGTCTTAATAACATAATAAACCGTAACGttattgttttgaaaaaaaaataatcttgtGGCAAGTgttctgtttaaaataaaaaataagtaatgaCGTCTTATTACATTGGATAATTGGTATCAATTAAAAGATATGTAAAGtcacagatttatttttcattgactTTTTAAAATCCAcagatgtttttttttttattaataaaaaaaaatacatgtttccTTAAATGGGATAACaaaaaaacttcttttataaatgtttttttttttttaaatttttgaattaataaacatggaaaaaataaaagaaaagaaaattaaaaaaagcatAACAATctcaacaaatatatttaatttacttccTTCATTACGAGATGGAATTATAGTAACAGGAATTTATGTATGCTTCTTATGTTTCGGCTATATACAAGAAACACTCTTTCGTTCAAAAGACACCTCTGGGGTGACAAATCAGTTTAATTATCCTGTTTTTTTAGTATCATCCTTATGTTTAGGTAATATTTTGATCTCAGGAATCATATTGTATGCAGAAGATTCGCTCCATATTCACGCAGATGTCTCATCTAGTGATGTGGATGATGTAGGCCAATATCATCAGTTAGCATCCCTTCAAACAACTGACAATTCAAAACTTCTCACGAAAAACTCAATAAAGcattgtaatattttgctTCAAGGTTGGATCAATTTCCAGCAGTTTTTGTCAacatatttgttttctatcaaatcaaatgttttatatgaaatatttttgtcatcTTTAACTTATGTATTTTCAATGCTATGCACCAATTATGCATTATCCCATGTTACTTATCCAACACAAATTCTTATAAAGTCAGCGAAAACGATACCGGTGATATTAGGAgggtttatattttttaagaaaaagtatccTCTTTTTGATTATATAGTTGTTGTAATTATAACAACCTGTCTTATAGTTTATAATAGATTAAACTCAAAACCAATTGTGAACAAAACGACTTCGAATAACTTTCtaggaattctttttttatgtatttctttattttgtgaTTCCATGACTGGACCACGCCAAGATCAACTCCTTTGTCATGTTAAAATATCTTCAACacatttaatgtttttaactAACATTTTCGCTTATTTTACGTCCctttgttgtattttattatttgaaggAACACAACCTTTAGCGTATTGCTTACAACATCCTCGTATCCTTTATcatataacattttattgtatttctgcTTCGCTAGgacaattatttgttttcgcTGCTCTCACAGCTTTTGGTAGTCTTCGtttaactttaattacaaCAACACGCAAATTCTTTACAGTTCTTTTAAGTGTGTTACTTTTTGGTCACTCCATCACCTTCTCTCAATGGCTGTGTGttgtgttaatttttgtttcgctcGCTTATCAAAGTTATCAAACAAAACGTCTTAAAAAACAATcttaatgttaaaaatgttttccaagTTCGGTATTCTATAGTCATTTTTGGATTTGTCACATTCAAAGTACTATACAACTCCTGactagaaaagaaattatttatttccaaaattgTCTTGATTTGTGCTCACGTGTAACGCCCGACTTGTAATAGACATNNNNNNNNNNCTTTATTGTCACATTTGTCTTGATTTGTGCTCACGTGTAACGCCCgagtagaaaaaaattatttattcacatcGATTGTGTTTGTTCTTGCATCGGGCGTCATCTGTTCTACTTTTCATTAGTGTCATGAATTCATTAAATCATTTaactttaaaacaaaaacaatgtaTAGAGTAagatattcttttttcatgtttttttatcTGTAGTGGTTTTTCTGTAGAGCGACTTTCTCCTTTTTAGACACGAATAATGATGAACATTTGAATCAGAATGAAACAATAACGTTATTACGGTGTTTAGGTATAACAAAactttcattatattattgtacaaaaaatgACGCACATTTGTTGTCAGGTCAAACAGGGTCCACAAAAGATTTGCTAAACAAAATAACGCGTAAGCCgttaaaaaacacaaaaaaaacaatttttagttGCACGAATTAAACTTTGGTCTATTAAAAAGCTTATTTTGTAgaaagcaaaacaaaaaatgaaaagaaggaAAGCAGTGAAGATAAGCAAGTGAGTAATGGTAAGTGAATGAATAGTATTTTTTGATCATGTAATTTCCTTTCTTCAAAACCAATGTTGCAGAAATCAatatcaaaacatttttaacattatttcaaCAACACTATACTTCGCCCATAGATGAAAATTTACTGAGTGAAGCGTTTCAATGTTTTGATACAGAGTTCAATGGAAGATTATCATTTAATGAACTTCAATATATCTTAACGTTCCCTGGAACAGAACCTTTTACCAGTGacgaattaaatgttttattcacGCATCTTAAAACAATTTACGGCAAAGCGTCCACAATTCAAGGACTCGATACGCACGACTTTACTGAAAGGTGTGTATTGTTAGAGTGATGGTCAtcctcaatttttctttttgttttccttttatttataacaaaccAAAGATTAATCTTTGGACCTTCCCATACAACTAGGTAAtagttgtaatattttttttttacttattaacaaaaatggatactataaatagtttaaaattaagtctttttttttgtaaaggaaacggtagacgaaagaaaaacattgttttgATACCAAAACGATTTGAAAACCTCAACACACAATTGgggttaaaaaattttttagcACTCGAAAAAACACcctttcttattaaaaatcaatggTTTTATTTAATGGCTTTAAATGCTCGTGAACCAAAAACAACTGATAAAAGCGCTACTAAATAAAAGGCTACAATAAGTCCAATGGTTCCACATATACGtaagaaaatatctttttcattcattacAAGAGTTGGTCCAAGTTGGATAGGAATATAcagattctaaaaaaaaaggtaacaaTTACAAAAGACATGGAAAGTAGAAGTGCCTACCATAGGTAATTTATGATATTTGTTAAATCTATCCAGGTAAGACATGGGTCTATTATTTAAGCgttttttgtattcaaataaaatgtcagCTGTATGACCGTCCACGAACTGTGTCGTAAAGTCGGTTTTTGTTAATGTATGAAAACAGAAACCAACTTTATTATCATAGAAAACCGAATTAGGCATAGCAGTTCGGGGTATATGATCGGAAGAGGAACCGGTTCCACAATTGATATGAATCAAAGAACCATCTTCTATTAATTCCATATTAAAATCACCTCCTGAGATATAGGCATCCACATTAgttgattttaataattgacgTAATGTTTGAGATAAATAAGCATCTCCTTTACTTGCACCAGAAGATAAAATGGGCTTGTCTCCAACAACAATTACCCAATCTACCACACTTCCAGCAATTGTCAATGTTTCTCTTAAATCATTCCAATGTAATTCAGTAATATTTTGCTGAGGGAAATTTTCACTCAAAATATACGTATCAATCATCACATAAATCACAGACGCTCGTGATGACCCAAAATTAACTCCCGtctcttaaaagaaaaacaaaattgtcatactatcataattaaaataacatactTGTTGTATCACGAAAATGATCTAAACGATGATACCATGCGTTAGGCATTGTCCATACTGGGGCCGTTGCTTTTTTAGATTCTTCTATACTATCTGTGTGATATGTCATATtcgtataaacaatttctgCAGTGTAGTTTTTATTCCAATCCTCTAGACCTAAAACTGTAAGAAACGGTACTTTCAAATTGCTGTGAAGATACGCCTGTGTAAAGCTCGTATTCCATTTAGTATCATTTAATCCATCAATTCCCCCAATGAAATTACTTCCAGGTGatattatatgttttatagGCTGCTTTTCACAAAAAACGCTTAACGTTTTTCCACAAGCATATTGTGCTGAGGATCCTGATCCCCAATTTCCTAGACTAGCAAAATGTAATTGAGCATCACTTTTGCatagaaacaatgaaaaaacaaataacaagaCATTCCAATAtcgcattaaaaaaattcgattcgttACACTTGAGAAAACCATTGCATTTAGCAATGCTTCGACTTGTACActcccaaaataaatttattttcaaacgaatatttgtttaacacaaaaaaaaaaaattaagagaaattttaaataaacaccACAACTTGATTCAAGGTAATTTTCTATCAGGTCAcactaatttttttcaacaacCTTCTATTACTTCAACACAGTTTTATAAAAGTACTTtgaaaaaaacttgaaaaaataaagtccctgttataaaaaaaaagtagatcACTTTCAATACCACAATTTGTGGTTTGAACCTgacatattcttttttttttttttcctgtcctagtaattcattaaaatgttcGTACCACACACAATCTAAATGACCAGAAAAGTGGGGATTGTACATGTGCTCTTAATTTATGTggctttttacatttttcaaaagtatttattttcaatttcactggttaaaaaaaaaatcaatttgttatttttgtcaAACAGATGCGATCACTCGACATTGTCTACTAAAGCTTTACAACAATCATTTAACCAGATTCGCTCGAAATACGGAGCCAGTCATACGATgaatgttttattagaaaatatcttAACAGAAACAATACCAttgaacagtttttttttttttttgaacacccacAAATTGGTAAGATTAgtttataatgtttttaaaacatttcttatttaaaaaggCTTTCTATTTTCGagcgtctttttttttattttacacataaTTACCTATTACACTCAATTTTTTTGTGACATATGTATACTATGCATGGAACTGCTTAAATGACTTAAAGGCAAGTTAAGGTGATGTTTAACAtgataatttcgttttttttccataCCAAGATAAAAACATGTATTCTAAGGGACCATTTAccgtattgaaaattttacggTCGAAACGAATATAATAAACTTGCTTGCGCAAACAGGTTTATAGCAATAGacgtgttttaaaaaaaatctttaagGCCAAATCAAAAAACATCTTTAACGTTACATcagcatttaaaaaataaaatagaaaggtAACGTATTAGTATAAGATCACATGAAACATCCTTGACTGCTCGAGCGCCTCACACATACTGTTTCATACCACTAGATCCATTTGACATGGGAAAAACGCAAGAGTACTGGATTTAAAACAGCGAGTCGGTGCGTGAAGGAAATTAGTCAGCTTATGAAACTTACCCTGTTTAGTAATacacgaaaaaagaaaaaacgaattttagtttaataacttagtataatatatatgcgTTTCAAATAACGTGTACGTAAAAGGATAATGTCAGAatatagaatgaaaaaaaaaaaattggaaaagtaAAAGGGTAATATAGGAGAATCTTACAGTCACGCAAGTGAGTATTTTACAGAATTGAAGCCATATTTGTGCAGTTtagataaaatttgtaattaacgtGAAAGAcgtttgttataaaaatgatttaaaaaatacaaaaattggatAGGTTAAAACGTTTAAATGATGAATGGAGTCAATACCAAACGCCTGAAGTGTGTTAAACCTGCTGGAATTAATtgccttcttttttctttttttttgttaagcGATTAAGAGCAATTATGTCATTTTTACGCTTCTTCTCAACTTGCTCCAAATAATGCGTGTTTTCTCGACGCATTTGTTGAAGTTCTAGAGCACGACTCACTTCACGagctttcttttttcctgtATGGTATTCTAAAAGATGATGCCATTTAAATTTTGAGAGGTAACGAAGGTTCCAAATATCTTCTCTCCAAAAATTATGACGTTTCGGTCCACCCACAggtgtattatttaaatgattgCCAACAAATTTGGCTACTTTCTTACTGTCAAACTCTATCCAGCCAtctttaaacattattttctttgatccACCAGCTCTTagtcttttttttcgttcgactagcaaacaaaaaaaaaaaattatttttctatacggTCATTGTTTTACCTGGATTTTCGGgagttaaaaaaatacgatGAACCTTTCCAAAGTTTTCCATATACTGGCGAAGCTTGGTAGCATTCATGAAACAGGGAATACGTGAAACATAAACAATGCCTcttgtttcttcgttttcatCCGTAGGATCAGtagttttgtttaaaaaggTTTGACTTGTACTGCTTGATTCTATAGCCAAGACATTCTTTACAAAGCTAATGTTACtattttgacaaatttcaagattaaaattcttctCCTCCTTTTCTTCACATGTTGTTACTTTGTTTTGTATTGCTGCTGGTTCCTTTTGgtgtttaatcattttcttgtgctaattatttttttttaaaaaccgTAAAACTGTAAGAATGGTATGTATGAATttgacttttttatttattgcttttttattaattaaatcttcgtgaaaataaacacatcttcataaattttttaaatttctattaccATAAAAACTCTAATGGGATGTGTCTTTTGTCAATAGAAAATTCAGGGTTTACAAAGCAAAAATTTAAGTGATCCTGATGACAATTTCTGACACAAAAGGTGAGCTAAACAGTTGTTTGCGAAATGTAGGCGGAAAGTTTTTGTTAAGTCTTCAAACTGACATTATACTTGCATGAACAACCCTCACAAAACACGATTGTAAATGACTGaatgtaaaatgtttcaaacgtAGTTTACAGGAAAGCGTAATTTAAATAAGGTACATGTTTCTTACATGATGTTGTGTTGCAAAATCCAAATCAATGGTGACATCATAACCGCAgcgacaagaaaaaaaaaacgtatcaAGACCAACGTTTTCCGTTTCactcaaatttatttggtatgCCTGAAGTGTGTCTTCCGTAGAAAATTCGAGTGACTTTAAATCACTGTTGTtgttaagtaattttttttcaagaaattcaaAAGCTTCCAAAACGTGTTGGAATTCCTCCGTTGGCTTGGTGGATGTCTTTGCTTCTTTTTCAAGTTGATGAGCAATTTTGTCTGGATGACAGTGTAGGGCTTTACGtctgaaacatttttggaGTGCATGGAGATctttaatttctgttataTTAAGTAATGATAATGCTGTTTCATATGTCATTACCATTACCCTTAACAATTACGGTACTTTGACACCGTGTAACGAAAACGCTTACAAAAGTAAACTGCAGCAGGCATCCTTGACCGTAACAGATCTGTCCTGGAACTCATTGTCTGATCTTATCAAACACTTTTTAAACTGGTCCAAAACAGAGAcctttttaccattttttttttatgaaaaaaagcCTGACATTACatatacaaaatgtttcacacacattttaaaaaaattaagttaaaaagaaaagcattTCTTCGGTAGCTAAACACCAAGCAATATTGTATCCAACATACCATTCAACAACAacttttgtaaagaaaatatatttgtttaaagtaaaatgttattttgaCCTTTATTCCTTGGTTGctgtagaaataattttatactaacAACTTGTTACTAGCCTATCGCTTTGACGTACAAGGACCTTATAACGTACAGAAAAACAGTTCCATagaaaactttttcaatagaaGAATACCACAATCTAACCCTCTTTTTAATGCAATAAATCGTGACCTTATcccttttgaattttttttttcaaaaaaagtaCACTGGATTTTCTCTTACAAGGCTTGTTGTATAAGGATATCTCAAGTCATGTTAgcatattcattttaaaatcacATACGAAAAGGCGTTTAATAATTTGGGATATATCTTGAAacgttgtttattttattgaaaacggTCATGGATTCAAAACGGGTAATTCCTTTATGAgatttggtttttttttgatattatGTCTTGCTGTATGAACTTTTCTTTGTTCAACTTTGGCTCTTCTATTAGTTGAAAGTCGAATCTTCTATTTGTGTCAGAGAAGGTGATTTGGGTCGAggtcttttttttaaaggttcTCATACAAATAACGCAGTCGTTCCTAACGATATACTTTTTCATGAAGTACCTTGTGAAACAGTCCCCATGTTTTTCTCCGAGTACTGTTGctcttttgaataaaaattgattttttttaattatctagATTATGTTGCcaattatgtaatatatgCTTGCGACCCCTACAAACACTACACACAAGAATCAATCGTGTTTTAAAGCTGTAGGTCGTGATTTTGTCATAaccgtttctttatttttagtcGAATATGATAATAGTTTTCAAGTCAGACACATAAAAACACAACATGTTTAAcaagaagggaaaaaaaaaaaattcaacaatttgaaataactgtTTTGAATGccttttcgaacaaaattaagaaagttcatatttataaatgtcaAACCTGTCATACGCAAGTGTGTTCACGTAATTGCTGGAAGGTCCGTTTGTAATAAAAACTAGTAGTTCATTACACTCACGATTTTTTCCACAGTCTATGCAGTCAAAGTCATGGCATCGTGTTGTCTGTCAATCCTTCTCTACCGCGCTTCCTGATAACGCATTAACTAGCATTTCctctattataaatttatggaATCATTATGTTAAGTACtgtcaacaaaaaaaaaacacaagtGATTTGCCTTTTCTTTGATTTAAAAGCTATTCTCAAAAAACGTATGAAGGTTTTTTACTCGTCGCTCGTTTACTCTGCCGTGTTGCCGACAGTTATGAAACCCACGGACTACAAAAAgcttttttaacaaaatcgCTCCTTATAACATTAAATCAAAAAaaggatatttattattggtatgaacatttccattttgataccctttcattttcttttcacgaaAGGGCCTTTTTgagagaaggaaaaaaagcaTATCATCGAATGAATCCTAAGACTGTTTCTGCAAAAGATATTGAGGAGACTTATCAAAAGTAATGCTAATAGTAGTAGAAACCTTTTTTCTCAGTTAAATTTGTGTTCCCTGGAGTAGATCTCTCgaaaattttagtttactcgaagaattttttaaccagCGAGCGTACTTTATGCACAAGACTTTTGAGGATTTCACACCGTTTCAGTTCCATTATGTCAAtatagatttttcattttatacgcGTCTTTTGGTAGGTGAATATTTtagtaagaaaaaattgttactaaGCTAAGTGACGCCGAAGGTTCAGTTAGAACTGGTTAATGTCCAAGCCATTTTAGAAGATCCAAATTATGATGCATTTAGTCAGTTTATCTCATCCACGACTCTACCCTTCGATTCTCTAATCCACTATCAAAAAGTAGGCATTTTCTATAATGTTAACACCAAACGTTTTCGAAAGTATTATGTTTTAATACAACGCTctcattattatataatagatatttcaaaaagcTACCAAAATTCTTGATCCTACTGAAAACGTTACCACGTTAAGTTTTCCAGAATTActtactcttttttttcgtgaaattcaTGGATACAGTTATTGTCCTATTATTGGCTTGATGAACCATAGCTGCTCACCAAATGTGTCTCTTGATGTGTACCGAAATGACACCAAACAATCGACTCGTATTCTCCAATGGTCATCTAATGAATTAACTATAGGAATCTCAACATACCCTCTTCTATGCAAGGTAAGTTACACCCCCAAAAAAATAGAGACATACAACCTAGAATGGTTAAGCGATTCCTTTATCGGTctctatttattctttttgtagATTGTGCTAATGGAAAATTTACGTGCAGGTGATGAACTACTACTTGTAGGTTATTTGGGGTTAACGAATGATTGTTTTTTCCTGTTTTAtaaactttctattttttgttaGTCTTATATTGATGAAACGCAACCTTTAGTTAGCCGATGTCGTCAGCTTAAAGTAGAGTATGGATTCGTTTGTCGTTGTACTAAATGTATTTATCAAGTAAAGCATAAACGAAAATTGCCTTCTAGTTTCTATTTATCTGGTGGACTGCTGTTTTTTTCTAGGCCAAACAATTTTACTACGAAAACAAACACAAAACAGAATGAATgcttgattcatttttttcaatcatcATCGTTCTTTCAAAGTAATGGTATATTACAAAACTTCCTTATATACGTTAGCATctggtttttcgttaaaacgCCAATAAGACTATCATTTTTAGTGATCCAAATTGTTCTGcatcataataaaaaaatatgaaaaactaGATACACTCAAGTATTTTATGTTCAAACGTTGcgtgaagaaagaaaacgtacTCAACATCGAAATATCTAAAGATTGTATGAGCATCCGTCATTGACGCTACAGCACATAAACGAAAAGGTTG
Coding sequences within:
- the LOC128882990 gene encoding calmodulin-2-like isoform X1, with amino-acid sequence MNSLNHLTLKQKQCIEATFSFLDTNNDEHLNQNETITLLRCLGQTGSTKDLLNKITPYFVESKTKNEKKESSEDKQVSNEINIKTFLTLFQQHYTSPIDENLLSEAFQCFDTEFNGRLSFNELQYILTFPGTEPFTSDELNVLFTHLKTIYGKASTIQGLDTHDFTERLIFGPSHTTR
- the LOC128882991 gene encoding dnaJ homolog subfamily C member 24-like codes for the protein MVMTYETALSLLNITEIKDLHALQKCFRRKALHCHPDKIAHQLEKEAKTSTKPTEEFQHVLEAFEFLEKKLLNNNSDLKSLEFSTEDTLQAYQINLSETENVGLDTFFFSCRCGYDVTIDLDFATQHHSFTIVFCEGCSCKYNVSLKT
- the LOC128882907 gene encoding solute carrier family 35 member B1-like, whose product is MEKIKEKKIKKSITISTNIFNLLPSLRDGIIVTGIYVCFLCFGYIQETLFRSKDTSGVTNQFNYPVFLVSSLCLGNILISGIILYAEDSLHIHADVSSSDVDDVGQYHQLASLQTTDNSKLLTKNSIKHCNILLQGWINFQQFLSTYLFSIKSNVLYEIFLSSLTYVFSMLCTNYALSHVTYPTQILIKSAKTIPVILGGFIFFKKKYPLFDYIVVVIITTCLIVYNRLNSKPIVNKTTSNNFLGILFLCISLFCDSMTGPRQDQLLCHVKISSTHLMFLTNIFAYFTSLCCILLFEGTQPLAYCLQHPRILYHITFYCISASLGQLFVFAALTAFGSLRLTLITTTRKFFTVLLSVLLFGHSITFSQWLCVVLIFVSLAYQSYQTKRLKKQS
- the LOC128882989 gene encoding uncharacterized protein LOC128882989 gives rise to the protein MVFSSVTNRIFLMRYWNVLLFVFSLFLCKSDAQLHFASLGNWGSGSSAQYACGKTLSVFCEKQPIKHIISPGSNFIGGIDGLNDTKWNTSFTQAYLHSNLKVPFLTVLGLEDWNKNYTAEIVYTNMTYHTDSIEESKKATAPVWTMPNAWYHRLDHFRDTTKTGVNFGSSRASVIYVMIDTYILSENFPQQNITELHWNDLRETLTIAGSVVDWVIVVGDKPILSSGASKGDAYLSQTLRQLLKSTNVDAYISGGDFNMELIEDGSLIHINCGTGSSSDHIPRTAMPNSVFYDNKVGFCFHTLTKTDFTTQFVDGHTADILFEYKKRLNNRPMSYLDRFNKYHKLPMNLYIPIQLGPTLVMNEKDIFLRICGTIGLIVAFYLVALLSVVFGSRAFKAIK
- the LOC128882990 gene encoding uncharacterized protein LOC128882990 isoform X3, whose translation is MNSLNHLTLKQKQCIEATFSFLDTNNDEHLNQNETITLLRCLGQTGSTKDLLNKITPYFVESKTKNEKKESSEDKQSSMEDYHLMNFNIS
- the LOC128882990 gene encoding calmodulin-2-like isoform X2, coding for MNSLNHLTLKQKQCIEATFSFLDTNNDEHLNQNETITLLRCLGQTGSTKDLLNKITQSKTKNEKKESSEDKQVSNEINIKTFLTLFQQHYTSPIDENLLSEAFQCFDTEFNGRLSFNELQYILTFPGTEPFTSDELNVLFTHLKTIYGKASTIQGLDTHDFTERLIFGPSHTTR